The following DNA comes from Camelina sativa cultivar DH55 chromosome 14, Cs, whole genome shotgun sequence.
CGAAGCCGTTAGATATGGCGGTTGATGTTGAGCGGAGTATCGGAGATCGGAACAGCGTTAACAACGGTAAGAGTGTGGACGACGTTTGGAAAGAGATCGTATCTGGAGAGCAAAAGACGATCATGATGAAAGAGGAAACACAGGATGATGTGATAATGACGCTTGAGGATTTTTTAGCGAAAGCAGCAATGGATGATGATGGTGCTGCAGCAAACATGGATTCAGATGAAATTGATGTGAAGATCCCTCCTGAGAGACTAAACAACGACGGTAGCTATACATTCGATTTTCCGATGATGCCGCAGACGCAGCCGCAGCGACACAGTTCGTTTCAGATGATTGAAGGATCATtgggtggaggaggaggaggaggaatgagGGGAGGAAAAAGAGGGAGAGTGATGATGGAGGCCATGGATAAAGCTGCAGCTCAGAGACAGAAGAGGATGATCAAGAACCGCGAATCTGCAGCTAGGTCTAGAGAGAGGAAGCAGGCTTATCAAGTTGAGTTAGAGACTTTGGCTGCGAAATTAGAGCAAGAGAATGAGCAGCTTTTGAAGGAGATTGAAGAGAGCACTAAAGAGAGATACAAGAAGCTTATGGAGGTTTTGATTCCGGTCGATGAGAAACCAAGGCCTTCCTCACGGTCTTTAAGCAGGAGCCATTCTTTGGAATGGTGAAGAGAGGTGTAAGTTGCAGATTCTAGTGGTAAGAAAGATGTATGTATACTTTTGTatgtgaataaaataaaacctatgGGCTTGATTTACTATATTGTAATCTATATAGTAAAATGATGGTGATATGGTTAGCACTTAATTTACCTTTGAATGTCTCTCAGGGATGTAATGTAGAGAATACATAGTTTTTGCTGATTTATGGACCAGACAAGACCAGAGGGATAAATTCCTTTTCCTAATTGTTTCCTAGTATTTTTGTTGGTTCTTGAGATATtagagttgttgttgtgtttaatTTAGGCAGGAGCAcagagttcttcttcttctttattctccTGGCATCGTTTAAGTAGCTCAAGTTGGCGTCGTAAATGCAAAACCTATACCAACcaatggaaaacaaaattaactgATTACACTTCATGTTGTGGATAGTCCTCATTCATGAAATAAATTTCATACTCTTAACTCAGTTTCATTTATGTTTCTTGTTCTATATCTTAAAGCCTTATCTccataaaacacacaaaatctaaGTGgattattattaagttttagtTATTTACCTCTTGCTGAAGCAAAGTCGGGAGGTTAACCATGGAAATGAGCTGTTTCATTTCTTGCAAAAGTGACTGGTCCTTGATACCTGACCAAGTCTGTGAAGGTAAAGCCAATAGAAGAGCAGTGAACACATCGTTCCCAGATGGCCAAGCTTTCACTGTCATTTTCTCCTCACCAAGACCTTCATGTGTACaagaagacaaaaaacaaaaaacagtgaTATCTTGGTAAGAGCTTTGCACATTGCTAACTTCAAACGAAGTTTCCTGAATGCTTACTGAAAAAGTTAAGTACCATTTGGGTTTATAAGTCACAAGCTAGCCTAATAAGTTATTATTAAGAACGTTCAGCTTATAATCTTGTTGATTAGTGATGAAAAATTCTCATCAGTAGACTGGCTTGTTGCTGGCTCATTGGAATATTAACTTCAAAACTTAGAAAGATTTCAAAAAATGCCCGAAGTCTATTTAAGGAGACATTATCAGTCAGTATCCTAAGCACTTCGTTGTACCAATCAATTACAATCAGTATCATGACCGGAATGCAAGAACAAACATACCTTTGATGCACTTCACACAAGTTTCCTCGCAACAGGTCTCATCTGATTCATTTCCCGATAAGATTTCTCCTCCTTGGGAATAAACCTTGACAGAAACATATGGCAGATTGTCTTCGTAATTCACAGAGGATAGAAACTTATCCACATGCTTGAACAGTTTAGTTTCTTGCACTTGTTTCAGTAACTCTTGCTACAGCAAAACGAAACATAGAACATAGATGAATGCACTGACGGAATATTTACACGGAAAACTAAAATTCAGAAGCGAATCAACAAGATGATACCTTCAAGTCGAGCCTTGATTTCTCCTCTGAGCTGAGATTTTGATTAAAATCCTCTATTCTTCGAACCTCAACCATCCATCTGATAAATTGGCTGAAATCTGCCGGAAGTGACTTGAATACAACATATAAGATTCTTTCAATAGTATCAACATGTTGTGAGCTTACAAGACGAGGAACATCTTCCTTCAAATACTTTGCAATGCTGATCCAGCTCTCATCCTTACAACTCTGAAATTGATAAACAAGAAATTATCACTAGTcgaatttgaaagaaaagttaTTATAATAGCAGCAGCAACTACAAATAGATACATGACTTTGGTTAGACTTACTAGAGTATAGAGCAATCCTGGTTCTCTGTGGGGTCTTGATATAAGCATGAACCTGAAAGCagaaaaataacagaaaaagGAATTTGGTAAGATGGAAACGATGACATTCTTTAATCATACATGATAAGCCTAAGAGAAAATATAAGGTACCCTCTACGTCTCCCAGTTGACTGATCAATACTGTCCATGGCATCCCAAAGAAGTTTAAGAGGAACCCAATGAGGAGGATACTTGAAACGAGCGACATCAAGAATCAAAGCCATATCTCTCTCAGCATTATAACCACCAATGGGTGAAAAATGGCCTGTTCCAGTCTGCAATAAGATGCATTAGAATCCTTCATAGCAGGACACTACAGAGTTTCAGCAAATCTCAAACTTTGTAATTACATTCAGA
Coding sequences within:
- the LOC104738906 gene encoding glutathione gamma-glutamylcysteinyltransferase 2 codes for the protein MSMVSLYRRSLTSPPAIDFASVEGKQIFNEALQKGTMEGFFRLISYFQTQSEPAFCGLASLSMVLNALSIDPGRKWKGPWRWFDESMLECCEPLEIVKDKGISFGKVVCLAHSSGAKVEAFRTNQSTIDDFRKLVVKCSTSDNCHMISTYHRELLKQTGTGHFSPIGGYNAERDMALILDVARFKYPPHWVPLKLLWDAMDSIDQSTGRRRGFMLISRPHREPGLLYTLSCKDESWISIAKYLKEDVPRLVSSQHVDTIERILYVVFKSLPADFSQFIRWMVEVRRIEDFNQNLSSEEKSRLDLKQELLKQVQETKLFKHVDKFLSSVNYEDNLPYVSVKVYSQGGEILSGNESDETCCEETCVKCIKGLGEEKMTVKAWPSGNDVFTALLLALPSQTWSGIKDQSLLQEMKQLISMVNLPTLLQQEVLHLRRQLELLKRCQENKEEEELCAPA
- the LOC104738907 gene encoding G-box-binding factor 4-like; this encodes MASFKMMSSSNSDLSRRNSSSASSSPSIRSSHHLRPNLHTDHSRISFAYGGGNDYTFPSDSKPLDMAVDVERSIGDRNSVNNGKSVDDVWKEIVSGEQKTIMMKEETQDDVIMTLEDFLAKAAMDDDGAAANMDSDEIDVKIPPERLNNDGSYTFDFPMMPQTQPQRHSSFQMIEGSLGGGGGGGMRGGKRGRVMMEAMDKAAAQRQKRMIKNRESAARSRERKQAYQVELETLAAKLEQENEQLLKEIEESTKERYKKLMEVLIPVDEKPRPSSRSLSRSHSLEW